The proteins below come from a single Hippea jasoniae genomic window:
- a CDS encoding oxygen-binding di-iron domain-containing protein, which translates to MSVKIDYKNPVEIGDDVFWVGSYIPDDQFQCHVYLIRNKDESILIDPGSLITFDQTKRKIEQLIKLEDIKYFICHHQDPDIVASLSEFFKVIEPHNRYVVTHWRAWALLKHYNWHVNLYEIEENNWQLLAGDRLLKFIFTPYMHFAGAFCSLDVKTKILFSSDIFGAFTNGFELFAKDSDDYFTKLRAFHEHYMPAREIVNSGLDNIEKHKPFELIAPQHGSIIKKELIDSIIEKLRGLSCGLFRRFSTTKDVEKLMLINDALDRIIKVIAYNEDFFDILELFRSMLKDYYHIETVKIAVKCPNRDSVVSLDLDKKRVASIMSTPEEINSFLESLKTIKEREVLDKDSFVHKIFGLSASKPVYQFKIFDKSQNCLGVCGVVFDSPIEKIRQDFDILKQFEMPISMLVLRETKRLEIEEINKDLYAASITDELTGLYNKRYFNIFMRHEFKRCLRFNIPLSLVFFDIDNFKSINDRYGHVAGDVVLNRVAGIIKASIRSVDLAVRFGGEEFVVVLLNTPKKDGAKIAERIREKIEQEIFSVDDTNIKCTISGGVADIKEIEEDNYIRLVDLADSRLYKAKNSGKNRIVEN; encoded by the coding sequence ATGAGTGTAAAAATTGATTATAAAAATCCTGTTGAAATTGGCGATGATGTTTTCTGGGTCGGGAGCTATATTCCCGATGATCAATTTCAATGCCATGTTTATCTTATAAGAAATAAAGATGAATCGATTTTAATAGACCCCGGCTCTTTAATAACATTTGACCAGACTAAAAGAAAAATCGAGCAGCTTATAAAACTTGAGGATATAAAATATTTTATCTGCCACCATCAGGATCCAGATATCGTGGCATCTTTGAGTGAGTTTTTTAAGGTTATTGAGCCGCACAATCGCTATGTTGTTACACACTGGCGAGCATGGGCTTTGTTGAAACATTACAACTGGCATGTTAACCTTTATGAAATTGAGGAAAACAACTGGCAGCTTTTAGCTGGCGATAGATTGCTGAAGTTTATATTTACACCGTATATGCACTTTGCAGGTGCTTTTTGTAGTCTCGATGTTAAAACGAAAATTCTATTTTCAAGCGATATCTTTGGCGCGTTTACCAACGGATTTGAGTTGTTTGCAAAAGACAGCGATGATTATTTTACCAAGCTTAGGGCATTTCATGAGCACTATATGCCTGCAAGGGAGATCGTAAACTCAGGGCTTGATAACATAGAAAAGCATAAACCGTTTGAGCTTATAGCACCCCAGCACGGCTCAATTATAAAAAAGGAACTTATAGATAGCATTATTGAAAAACTCAGGGGTTTATCGTGTGGTTTATTTAGAAGATTCAGCACCACAAAAGATGTTGAAAAGCTGATGCTTATAAACGATGCACTGGATAGAATTATAAAGGTTATTGCCTACAATGAGGATTTTTTCGATATACTTGAGTTGTTTAGAAGTATGCTTAAAGATTATTACCATATAGAGACGGTAAAGATTGCAGTAAAATGCCCAAATAGAGATAGTGTTGTTTCTCTGGATCTGGATAAAAAGCGCGTTGCAAGCATTATGTCAACACCTGAGGAGATTAATAGTTTTTTAGAATCGTTAAAAACAATAAAAGAGCGAGAAGTGCTGGATAAAGACTCCTTTGTCCATAAAATATTCGGCCTATCAGCATCAAAGCCTGTATATCAGTTTAAGATTTTTGATAAGAGTCAAAACTGTTTAGGTGTTTGCGGTGTTGTTTTTGACTCACCGATAGAGAAGATTAGGCAGGACTTTGATATTTTAAAACAGTTTGAAATGCCCATATCCATGCTTGTTTTAAGGGAGACAAAGAGGCTGGAGATTGAAGAGATCAATAAAGACCTTTATGCGGCAAGCATAACTGATGAGCTTACAGGACTTTACAATAAGCGGTATTTCAACATTTTTATGCGACATGAATTCAAGAGATGTTTGAGATTTAATATTCCTTTGAGTCTGGTATTTTTTGACATAGATAACTTTAAATCGATAAATGATAGATATGGTCATGTTGCAGGCGATGTTGTTTTAAACAGGGTTGCTGGTATAATTAAGGCATCTATTCGCTCTGTTGATTTGGCTGTGAGGTTTGGTGGGGAGGAGTTTGTTGTTGTTCTTTTGAACACACCAAAGAAAGATGGTGCAAAGATAGCAGAAAGGATAAGAGAAAAGATTGAACAGGAAATATTTAGCGTAGATGATACCAATATCAAATGCACAATCAGCGGAGGAGTGGCAGATATTAAGGAGATTGAGGAAGATAATTATATAAGACTTGTTGATCTGGCAGATTCGAGGTTGTATAAGGCGAAAAATAGCGGTAAAAATAGAATTGTAGAAAATTAG